In Desulfobulbus oralis, one DNA window encodes the following:
- a CDS encoding pyruvate carboxylase subunit B — protein sequence MSDQVQMTTMNYAPDRPKAENPVKIEDLSLRDGHQSLFATRGRTEDMIPVAEQMDEIGFWAMETWGGATFDTMHRYLQEDPWQRLRTLKKYIKKTPFSMLLRAQNLVGYRNYADDLATAFVERSAENGMDIFRTFDALNDYRNFETVVKAIKKAGKHFQGCMCYTITEPRLGGDVYNLDYYVGKAKDLESMGADSICVKDMAGLLAPYDAYNLIKALKAATRLPIHLHSHFTSGMADMTMLKAIEAGVDIIDTCMSPYALRTSHPAIEPIVMALLGTNRDTGFDIRKLVAIDTIMEREILPKYRHLLDNSKTSVIDINVLLHQTPGGMLSNLVNQLRAMDALNRIDDVFKELPRVRKDLGQVPLVTPTSQIVGVQTVNNVLLDPPGERYSKITDQVKDLCYGLYGKTAVPINPEVQKKALKGYARGETPTTKRPADELAPELEKAKQEIGSLAKDLDDVILYAQFPTTGRKFLEWKYGKTDVAPGDKKITLEEARKMQDLVNKARQGKVIEIPEKGMPEKSPNVRTFNVFVDGEYFSVDVDPTGDYQPVAVAPRAAAAAPRPAAAAAAKPAAAAPAPAALDGTPLTAPMPGLIIKYDVAVGAQVKKGDAIVVLEAMKMENSLTAPCDGTVKSLPCKAGDSVAKDAVLAVIG from the coding sequence ATGAGCGATCAAGTGCAGATGACCACAATGAATTATGCTCCGGACCGGCCCAAAGCGGAGAACCCCGTCAAAATAGAGGATCTGAGCCTGCGCGATGGGCATCAGTCCCTGTTTGCCACCCGCGGCCGTACCGAGGATATGATCCCGGTTGCCGAGCAGATGGATGAAATCGGCTTCTGGGCGATGGAAACCTGGGGCGGCGCCACCTTCGACACCATGCACCGCTACCTGCAGGAAGATCCGTGGCAGCGTCTGCGCACCCTGAAGAAATACATCAAGAAAACCCCTTTCTCCATGCTGCTCCGCGCCCAGAATCTGGTCGGCTACCGCAACTATGCCGACGATCTGGCCACTGCCTTTGTCGAGCGCTCTGCCGAAAACGGCATGGACATCTTCCGCACCTTTGACGCCCTGAACGACTACCGGAACTTCGAGACCGTGGTCAAGGCCATCAAAAAGGCCGGCAAGCACTTCCAGGGCTGCATGTGCTACACCATCACCGAGCCCCGTCTGGGCGGAGATGTCTACAATCTCGATTATTATGTGGGCAAGGCCAAGGATCTGGAAAGCATGGGCGCGGATTCCATCTGCGTCAAGGACATGGCCGGCCTGCTCGCGCCCTACGACGCCTATAACCTGATCAAGGCGCTCAAGGCGGCAACCAGGCTCCCGATTCACCTGCACAGCCATTTCACCTCGGGCATGGCCGACATGACCATGCTCAAGGCCATTGAAGCCGGCGTGGACATCATCGACACCTGCATGAGCCCCTATGCGCTGCGCACCTCCCACCCGGCCATCGAGCCGATCGTGATGGCGCTGCTGGGCACCAACCGCGACACCGGCTTTGACATCAGGAAACTGGTGGCGATCGACACCATCATGGAACGCGAGATCCTGCCCAAGTACCGGCATCTCCTCGACAACTCCAAGACGTCGGTCATCGACATCAACGTGCTCCTGCACCAGACCCCGGGCGGCATGCTCTCCAACCTGGTGAACCAGCTCCGTGCCATGGATGCCCTGAACCGCATTGACGACGTGTTCAAGGAGCTGCCCCGGGTGCGCAAGGACCTGGGCCAGGTGCCGCTGGTCACCCCGACCAGCCAGATCGTGGGTGTGCAGACCGTGAACAACGTTTTGCTGGATCCTCCGGGTGAGCGCTACAGCAAGATCACCGACCAGGTCAAGGACCTGTGCTACGGTCTCTACGGCAAGACCGCGGTGCCGATCAATCCGGAAGTGCAGAAGAAGGCGCTGAAAGGCTATGCCCGGGGCGAGACGCCCACCACCAAACGTCCGGCCGACGAGCTGGCGCCGGAATTGGAAAAGGCCAAGCAGGAAATCGGCTCACTGGCCAAGGATCTGGACGATGTCATTCTGTATGCCCAATTCCCGACTACAGGCCGCAAGTTTCTGGAGTGGAAGTATGGCAAGACCGACGTGGCTCCGGGCGACAAAAAGATTACCCTGGAAGAAGCCAGGAAAATGCAGGATCTGGTCAACAAGGCGCGCCAGGGCAAGGTGATCGAAATTCCGGAGAAGGGCATGCCGGAGAAATCCCCCAATGTCCGCACCTTCAACGTCTTTGTGGATGGCGAGTACTTCAGTGTGGATGTTGACCCAACCGGCGACTATCAGCCCGTGGCCGTCGCTCCGCGGGCAGCGGCGGCAGCACCCCGACCTGCAGCGGCAGCCGCCGCCAAGCCCGCGGCAGCAGCACCGGCCCCGGCGGCGCTTGACGGCACGCCGCTCACCGCGCCGATGCCGGGCCTGATCATCAAGTACGACGTGGCAGTTGGCGCCCAGGTCAAGAAAGGTGACGCCATTGTGGTGCTTGAAGCCATGAAGATGGAGAACAGCCTGACCGCGCCCTGCGACGGCACGGTCAAGTCCCTGCCCTGCAAGGCTGGCGACTCGGTTGCCAAGGATGCGGTGCTGGCCGTGATTGGCTGA